One part of the Humulus lupulus chromosome 9, drHumLupu1.1, whole genome shotgun sequence genome encodes these proteins:
- the LOC133802248 gene encoding ATP synthase subunit d, mitochondrial-like, with protein sequence MSGPTKKVVDVAFKASRNIDWDAMAKLLVTEEARKEFSTLRRAFNEVNTTLQTKFSQEPEPIDWEYYRKGIGSRLVDMYKEAYDSIEIPKYVDTVTPQYKPKFDSLLVELKEAEEKSFKESERLEKEIAEVQELKKKISTMTANEYFEKHPELKKKFDDEIRNDYWGY encoded by the exons ATGAGTGGACCAACGAAGAAGGTGGTTGATGTTGCCTTCAAGGCTTCCAGGAACATTGACTGGGACGCCATGGCCAAGCTTCTCGTCACCGAAGAGGCTCGCAAAGAGTTCTCCACCCTCCGCCGTGCCTTCAACGAGGTCAACACAACTCTTCAAACCAAGTTCAGCCAG GAGCCCGAACCTATTGACTGGGAATATTATAGGAAAGGGATCGGATCTCGCCTGGTGGATATGTATAAGGAGGCTTATGACA GCATCGAAATCCCAAAATATGTAGATACAGTCACTCCTCAATACAAGCCCAAATTTGACTCATTG TTGGTGGAATTGAAGGAAGCAGAGGAGAAGTCTTTTAAGGAATCAGAGCGTTTAGAGAAGGAGATTGCTGAAGTTCAAGAGTTGAAG AAAAAGATAAGCACCATGACTGCAAACGAATACTTTGAGAAGCATCCCGAGCTGAAGAAGAAATTCGATGATGAAATCCGGAATGACTATTGGGGTTACTAA
- the LOC133802249 gene encoding APO protein 3, mitochondrial-like gives MFRIRVQSISYLLELVTQNSVQTLTGCAALKHSYGWYSAGASLTELPQKLKRTERKPLVKTFNELKREARLKRKERDSVNEISLHPPDNGLLVKGLIPVAHKVLAARSELLSCVSRVANSIAIYSCRLCEEVHVGHPPHKIRTCDVPGSLTSKEHTWTRGGVEHVLPVIESFHLYDRIGRAVSHNERLEVDRIPAIVELCVQAGVDMLEHPTRRRTCPVYSVSGRIVDFEKKFPKEESLGEDIHAYGFWERKSLAHHNKSIEFNFDDLHAIAARGMEAWEAMRYEGSKLMEKYVAHTCGYCSEVQVGPKGHRVRNCQAFKHQMRDGQHAWQAATIDDIVPPVYVWHVKDFKREEPLEHSLSRYYGKLPAVVELFARAGARVDEKYTSLMREDVAVPELDEVKLVV, from the exons ATGTTTCGTATACGAGTTCAAAGCATTTCATACCTGCTTGAGCTAGTAACCCAAAACTCTGTTCAAACGTTGACCGGTTGTGCTGCACTCAAGCATTCTTATGGTTGGTACTCAGCTGGGGCTTCTCTTACTGAGCTACCCCAAAAGCTTAAGAGGACCGAGAGAAAGCCACTAGTTAAAACTTTTAACGAACTCAAACGTGAGGCTAGATTGAAGAGGAAAGAAAGAGATAGTGTGAACGAGATAAGCTTACATCCTCCTGATAATGGGCTGCTGGTTAAGGGATTAATCCCAGTTGCTCACAAAGTTTTGGCTGCTAGATCCGAACTATTGTCTTGTGTTTCGAGGGTAGCCAATAGCATTGCTATATATTCATGCAG GTTGTGTGAAGAAGTTCATGTTGGTCATCCTCCCCATAAAATTAGAACATGTGATGTTCCTGGTAGCCTAACAAGCAAAGAGCATACTTGGACAAGAGGGGGTGTAGAACATGTTTTACCCGTCATTGAATCTTTTCATTTGTATGACCGAATAGGAAGAGCCGTTTCACATAATGAGCGACTTGAAGTGGATAGGATCCCTGCAATTGTTGAATTGTGTGTTCAAGCTGGGGTGGACATGCTTGAGCACCCTACAAGGCGAAGAACCTGCCCTGTTTACAGCGTCTCTGGTAGAATTGTGGATTTTGAGAAGAAGTTTCCCAAAGAAGAATCCTTAGGCGAAGATATCCATGCATATGGGTTCTGGGAAAGGAAGTCTTTAGCACATCATAACAAGTCAATAGAGTTCAATTTTGACGACCTACATG CCATTGCTGCTCGAGGCATGGAGGCATGGGAGGCAATGCGATACGAAGGATCGAAACTCATGGAGAAGTATGTTGCCCACACTTGTGGGTATTGTTCAGAGGTTCAAGTTGGTCCTAAAGGCCATAGAGTAAGGAATTGCCAAGCTTTCAAGCACCAAATGAGGGACGGGCAACATGCATGGCAGGCGGCCACAATTGACGACATAGTTCCTCCAGTGTACGTATGGCATGTCAAAGACTTTAAAAGAGAAGAGCCACTAGAACATAGCTTGAGTAGGTACTATGGTAAATTACCAGCAGTGGTCGAACTATTTGCACGAGCCGGTGCACGTGTGGATGAGAAGTATACTTCTTTGATGAGGGAAGATGTTGCAGTGCCAGAATTAGACGAAGTGAAGTTGGTTGTTTAA
- the LOC133802019 gene encoding uncharacterized protein LOC133802019, translating into MPRTVLATELPCIPHVITTNTVAKSKVTIKSPLSVIDQIKDWLSNSNKVVFKHYTQLGRLLDLDTRSSFPGTLANQIVLRMVDCQKRHELWFLINGKPMRFSLQEFAIVSGLYTSGGPTPEEMKVVSSEKNLKKKYFNDKMSIKIEDIASTLDTISKECRTKDRVKLCFIYFLSAFLIMPNPGSIVDLKWLQLVDKLDIFDKYCWGKLTYEKLIEQITKKDMKNNPTEKEIPSPL; encoded by the coding sequence ATGCCCAGAACTGTATTAGCGACAGAGCTTCCTTGTATACCCCATGTCATTACTACTAATACAGTTGCAAAATCTAAAGTTACCATCAAATCTCCGCTGAGTGTAATAGACCAAATAAAAGATTGGCTTTCAAATTCTAACAAGGTTGTTTTTAAACATTACACCCAGTTGGGTCGTTTGTTGGACCTCGACACTCGAAGCTCTTTCCCTGGCACCTTAGCAAACCAGATAGTTTTGAGGATGGTAGATTGCCAAAAGAGGCATGAGTTATGGTTTTTGATTAATGGAAAACCTATGAGGTTTTCTCTCCAAGAGTTTGCAATAGTATCTGGATTGTACACTAGTGGCGGACCAACACCTGAAGAAATGAAGGTTGTTTCTTCTGagaaaaatttaaagaaaaagtactTCAATGACAAGATGTCTATTAAAATAGAGGACATAGCTAGTACTCTAGATACCATATCGAAAGAATGTAGGACTAAGGACAGAGTGAAGTTGTGCTTTATCTATTTTCTCAGCGCATTTCTAATAATGCCAAATCCTGGTTCGATAGTAGATCTTAAATGGCTACAACTAGTGGACAAGCTAGATATATTTGACAAATATTGTTGGGGGAAGCTGACATATGAGAAACTAATAGAGCAAATCACGAAAAAAGATATGAAGAATAATCCCACTGAGAAGGAGATTCCAAGTCCATTGTAA
- the LOC133802250 gene encoding uncharacterized protein LOC133802250 isoform X2: MAQIGTWQLQKLIVSYCDWGGSIRGIRCFKLFGSNFLTPRSVGVGLNRFNSSNKPRLLRPLLALSTKGYCVKSSGLDSDLVGGVHEERSATLCAKGTLHQGGLVSSDEKDVDNNSLDGRLMLIDGTSIIYRAYYKLLAKLHHGLLSHADGNGDWVLTVFTALSLIIDVLEFVPSHIAVVFDHDGFPFGQTYNSSKESFMAKGRNFRHTLYPSYKSNRPPTPDTIVQGLQYLKASIKAMSIKVIEVPGVEADDVIGTLALRSVDAGYKVRVVSPDKDFFQILSPSLRLLRIAPRGGEMVSFGVEDFAKRYGALEPSQFVDILALVGDRSDNIPGVEGIGEVNAVQLISRFGNIETLLQRVDEIKEDRIRKVLLRSDLPFYMVPFVTEDLIFKHPEDNGERFSSLLTAMGAYAEGFSVDPVIRRAYYLWKKLQH; the protein is encoded by the exons ATGGCTCAGATAGGTACTTGGCAACTTCAAAAGCTGATAGTTAGTTATTGTGACTGGGGAGGCAGTATCAGGGGCATCAG ATGCTTCAAACTCTTTGGTTCAAACTTCTTAACCCCTCGGAGTGTTGGAGTTGGACTCAATCGCTTCAACAGCTCAAACAAACCTCGTTTGCTTCGCCCTTTGCTCGCCTTATCCACAAAG GGTTATTGTGTAAAATCCAGTGGTTTGGATTCAGATTTAGTTGGGGGTGTTCATGAGGAGAGGAGTGCAACCCTTTGTGCAAAAGGTACATTGCACCAAGGTGGACTAGTTTCTTCAGATGAAAAGGATGTAGACAATAATTCTTTGGACGGTAGATTGATGCTCATTGATGGCACGTCTATCATTTATAGAGCTTACTACAAGCTTTTAG CGAAGTTGCACCATGGGCTCCTATCACATGCTGATGGTAATGGAGACTGGGTGCTGACTGTATTTACAGCACTTTCTCTT ATTATTGATGTTTTGGAATTTGTCCCTTCCCATATTGCG GTGGTGTTTGACCATGATG GATTTCCATTTGGTCAAACATATAATTCATCCAAAGAAAGTTTTATGGCAAAAG gtagGAATTTTCGTCATACGCTTTATCCCTCGTACAAGAGCAATCGGCCTCCAACTCCTGATACTATAGTTCAGGGACTTCAATACTTAAAAGCATCCATCAAGGCCATGTCCATTAAGGTTATTGAG GTGCCTGGTGTAGAAGCTGATGATGTGATTGGAACTTTGGCTCTTAGAAGTGTTGATGCTGGATACAAG GTACGAGTTGTGTCCCCAGATAAAGACTTCTTCCAGATCTTGTCTCCTTCATTGCGCCTTCTTCGAATTGCTCCACGTGGTGGTGA AATGGTTTCATTTGGAGTAGAGGATTTTGCTAAAAGATATGGAGCCCTAGAACCTTCTCAGTTCGTTGACATTCTCGCACTTGTGGGTGACAGATCAGATAATATTCCAG GAGTTGAAGGAATTGGAGAAGTTAATGCGGTGCAACTAATCTCTAGATTCG GCAATATAGAGACTTTGCTGCAACGAGTTGATGAGATTAAGGAGGATCGTATTAGAAAG GTGCTTTTGCGTTCGGATCTTCCATTCTACATGGTACCATTTGTCACTGAAGATCTCATATTTAAGCATCCAGAG GATAATGGGGAGAGGTTCAGTAGCCTCTTAACTGCAATGGGTGCCTATGCAGAAGGATTTTCAGTTGATCCAGTCATCAGGAGAGCATATTACTTGTGGAAGAAGCTTCAACACTAA
- the LOC133802250 gene encoding uncharacterized protein LOC133802250 isoform X1: protein MAQIGTWQLQKLIVSYCDWGGSIRGIRCFKLFGSNFLTPRSVGVGLNRFNSSNKPRLLRPLLALSTKGYCVKSSGLDSDLVGGVHEERSATLCAKGTLHQGGLVSSDEKDVDNNSLDGRLMLIDGTSIIYRAYYKLLAKLHHGLLSHADGNGDWVLTVFTALSLIIDVLEFVPSHIAVVFDHDGFPFGQTYNSSKESFMAKGRNFRHTLYPSYKSNRPPTPDTIVQGLQYLKASIKAMSIKVIEVPGVEADDVIGTLALRSVDAGYKVRVVSPDKDFFQILSPSLRLLRIAPRGGEMVSFGVEDFAKRYGALEPSQFVDILALVGDRSDNIPGVEGIGEVNAVQLISRFGNIETLLQRVDEIKEDRIRKTLITNADQALLSKNLVLLRSDLPFYMVPFVTEDLIFKHPEDNGERFSSLLTAMGAYAEGFSVDPVIRRAYYLWKKLQH, encoded by the exons ATGGCTCAGATAGGTACTTGGCAACTTCAAAAGCTGATAGTTAGTTATTGTGACTGGGGAGGCAGTATCAGGGGCATCAG ATGCTTCAAACTCTTTGGTTCAAACTTCTTAACCCCTCGGAGTGTTGGAGTTGGACTCAATCGCTTCAACAGCTCAAACAAACCTCGTTTGCTTCGCCCTTTGCTCGCCTTATCCACAAAG GGTTATTGTGTAAAATCCAGTGGTTTGGATTCAGATTTAGTTGGGGGTGTTCATGAGGAGAGGAGTGCAACCCTTTGTGCAAAAGGTACATTGCACCAAGGTGGACTAGTTTCTTCAGATGAAAAGGATGTAGACAATAATTCTTTGGACGGTAGATTGATGCTCATTGATGGCACGTCTATCATTTATAGAGCTTACTACAAGCTTTTAG CGAAGTTGCACCATGGGCTCCTATCACATGCTGATGGTAATGGAGACTGGGTGCTGACTGTATTTACAGCACTTTCTCTT ATTATTGATGTTTTGGAATTTGTCCCTTCCCATATTGCG GTGGTGTTTGACCATGATG GATTTCCATTTGGTCAAACATATAATTCATCCAAAGAAAGTTTTATGGCAAAAG gtagGAATTTTCGTCATACGCTTTATCCCTCGTACAAGAGCAATCGGCCTCCAACTCCTGATACTATAGTTCAGGGACTTCAATACTTAAAAGCATCCATCAAGGCCATGTCCATTAAGGTTATTGAG GTGCCTGGTGTAGAAGCTGATGATGTGATTGGAACTTTGGCTCTTAGAAGTGTTGATGCTGGATACAAG GTACGAGTTGTGTCCCCAGATAAAGACTTCTTCCAGATCTTGTCTCCTTCATTGCGCCTTCTTCGAATTGCTCCACGTGGTGGTGA AATGGTTTCATTTGGAGTAGAGGATTTTGCTAAAAGATATGGAGCCCTAGAACCTTCTCAGTTCGTTGACATTCTCGCACTTGTGGGTGACAGATCAGATAATATTCCAG GAGTTGAAGGAATTGGAGAAGTTAATGCGGTGCAACTAATCTCTAGATTCG GCAATATAGAGACTTTGCTGCAACGAGTTGATGAGATTAAGGAGGATCGTATTAGAAAG ACCTTGATAACAAATGCTGATCAAGCTCTTTTAAGCAAGAACTTG GTGCTTTTGCGTTCGGATCTTCCATTCTACATGGTACCATTTGTCACTGAAGATCTCATATTTAAGCATCCAGAG GATAATGGGGAGAGGTTCAGTAGCCTCTTAACTGCAATGGGTGCCTATGCAGAAGGATTTTCAGTTGATCCAGTCATCAGGAGAGCATATTACTTGTGGAAGAAGCTTCAACACTAA
- the LOC133802251 gene encoding galactan beta-1,4-galactosyltransferase GALS3 translates to MAKDRERDSRENKKVLVKVVWSYAAELKLILTALLILCTVATLLQFLPSRFTISTSDLRVCISRVATTSTSLEDQNGVVSSSSTSTSSSLLLNDVVSSSPTPTPSPSSPPPPTPPPPPPPATEQDQLLSNGVLKRAFNPYGAAAYNFITMGTYRGGLNTFAIVGLASKPLHVYGSPTYECQWLPHQNSSNVISTVGYKILPDWGYGRVYTVVVVNCTFAENVNVDNSGGKLVLYASSSGTGDRKFNLTDRIETLTEAPGSLDTAIFSSQPKYDYFYCGSSLYGSLSPQRVREWLAYHVRLFGPRSHFVIHDAGGVHEEVMEVLKPWIELGYVTLQDIRDQERFDGYYHNQFMVVNDCLHRYKFMAKWMFFFDVDEYIYIPPKNTIKSVLASLSDYNQFTIEQMPMSSKLCLSADAGRTYRKWGFEKLVYKDVKRGIRRDRKYAVQPRSLYATGVHMSQNMAGKSTHKTEGRIMYFHYHGTIAQRREPCRNLGNWTDITFENNPYKLDTTMRDIAGFVKKFELKMIGPRLQKTRQ, encoded by the exons ATGGccaaagatagagagagagatagtAGAGAGAACAAGAAGGTGTTAGTCAAGGTGGTATGGAGTTACGCCGCTGAGCTCAAGCTCATTCTCACTGCTCTCCTCATTCTCTGTACCGTTGCCACTCTCCTCCAGTTTCTTCCTTCTCGTTTCACCATCTCCACTTCCGATCTCCGTGTCTGCATCTCCAGAGTCGCCACCACCTCTACTTCTTTGGAGGATCAAAACGGTGtcgtttcttcttcttctacttctaCTTCTTCTAGTCTGCTACTTAACGACGTCGTTTCTTCCTCGCCTACTCCAACCCCgtctccttcttctcctcctccgCCGACTCCCCCACCTCCACCACCGCCTGCGACCGAGCAAGATCAGCTCCTCTCAAATGGGGTTCTCAAAAGGGCGTTCAATCCTTACGGTGCCGCTGCTTACAACTTCATCACCATGGGAACTTACAGAGGAGGACTCAACACCTTCGCCATTGTTGGTCTAGCTTCCAAGCCACTTCACGTCTACGGAAGCCCAACCTACGAGTGCCAATGGCTCCCTCATCAGAACTCTTCCAACGTCATCTCCACCGTCGGATACAAGATCCTCCCAGATTGGGGTTACGGCCGAGTCTACACAGTCGTCGTTGTTAACTGTACTTTCGCCGAGAATGTGAATGTAGATAATTCCGGCGGAAAGTTGGTTCTCTACGCATCTTCCTCCGGCACCGGAGACCGGAAGTTCAACCTCACTGACAGGATTGAGACTCTGACCGAAGCTCCCGGGAGCTTGGACACTGCCATCTTCAGTTCTCAGCCCAAGTACGACTATTTCTATTGTGGGTCTTCGTTGTACGGAAGCTTGAGTCCCCAGAGAGTTAGGGAGTGGTTGGCTTACCATGTGAGACTGTTCGGACCCAGATCTCATTTTGTGATACACGATGCGGGTGGGGTCCATGAGGAGGTGATGGAGGTGTTGAAGCCATGGATTGAGCTTGGCTATGTGACGTTGCAGGATATTAGAGACCAGGAGAGGTTTGATGGTTACTACCATAACCAGTTCATGGTGGTGAATGATTGTTTGCATCGGTATAAGTTCATGGCTAAGTGGATGTTCTTCTTTGATGTggatgagtatatatatattccaCCCAAGAACACCATTAAATCTGTTCTGGCTTCTCTCTCTGATTACAACCAATTCACCATTGAACAGATGCCCATGAGCAGTAAGCTATGCCTCTCTGCTGATGCTGGAAGAACTTACAG GAAATGGGGTTTCGAGAAGCTTGTGTATAAAGATGTGAAAAGAGGAATAAGGAGGGACCGAAAGTATGCGGTGCAACCGCGTAGCTTGTATGCAACAGGGGTTCACATGTCACAGAACATGGCCGGAAAGTCCACACACAAGACCGAGGGCCGGATCATGTACTTCCATTACCACGGCACCATAGCACAGCGCCGAGAGCCCTGTAGAAACCTCGGCAACTGGACTGATATCACCTTTGAAAACAACCCTTATAAACTGGACACAACCATGAGAGACATTGCTGGTTTTGTCAAGAAGTTTGAGCTAAAAATGATTGGACCAAGATTACAGAAGACTCGTCAATAG